The Chloroflexota bacterium genome includes the window CACCGGTCCATTCAAGCTCGCATCCTGGGATCCTGGCGTCGGCATGCGACTGCGGGCCCACGACGGCTACGCCCTGGGCCGGCCCAAGATCGACCGCATTGACGTTCAAGTGATTCCGGACGCGAACACCTTGGTGGCCAACCTGCTGGCCGGCTCCGTCGACGTGACCCCGGACCTGGGGACGGTCGACGCCGGCACCCAACTGCGGGACCAATGGCGAGACGGCACCGTCGAGTTCAATCTGGGGGCGGGGACCTGGTCCCAGATGGTGTCGCAATTCCTGGATCCCACCCCGGCCGCGATGCGCGACGTGCGATTCCGTACGGCGCTGGCCACGGCCATCGATCGGCAAGCCATCGTGGACAGCGTCGTCGGCGGATTGTCTCCCGTTCCGCTGAGCCTGCTGGATCCGAACCAGCCGCAGTACGCATCGCTGGAGGCATCGTTGCCCCGCTTCGCGTACGACCCCGCTCAAGCCGTACAGATTCTGCTCGATGCCGGGTACCGGCGGAGTGGCGACGGGACTTTCCGCGATAGTGACGGCCAAGCCATCAGTTTGGAGGTGCGCAGCTCCACGCAGGCGGTGCTGGGGAAGGCTGCCACCGCCATCGCCGACGATTGGCAACGTGTCGGGCTTCCCGCGCGGCCCGTCCCCACCCCACCTCAGCTCGTCAACGATCGCTCCTATACGTCAACGTTCCCGGCGGTCTGGATCAAAAACGGGCCGACAGACGTGTACGGATTTCGCGGATTCACCAGCGCGGCCGCTCCGCTGGCGAGCAAAAACTTTGTTGCGCCCTCGCCCACCAACTCGGGCCGGTACATGAACCCCGAGCTGGACGACCTCATCGTCACCTACTTTCGCACGGTTCCGGTGAACGAGCGCGTCGAAGTCATTGGACG containing:
- a CDS encoding peptide ABC transporter substrate-binding protein; this encodes MSIRVRLLMLLVATALLGCTQVGPPSRAGEGPAPGAPPEKRIVYGVSQPIDIRPNANPVGRNYVQALIASPLTSRDGMGGRQPVLTTEVPSVENGRWQVNPDGTMVTTFALRPGALWHDGAPVTADDFVFSIEVGRDRGLPAFGAPAFASISDASAPDPLTFVVSWKEPFAGADALFSIDLGYPTPLPRHLLADAAATNADGFLDLPYWNEEFVGTGPFKLASWDPGVGMRLRAHDGYALGRPKIDRIDVQVIPDANTLVANLLAGSVDVTPDLGTVDAGTQLRDQWRDGTVEFNLGAGTWSQMVSQFLDPTPAAMRDVRFRTALATAIDRQAIVDSVVGGLSPVPLSLLDPNQPQYASLEASLPRFAYDPAQAVQILLDAGYRRSGDGTFRDSDGQAISLEVRSSTQAVLGKAATAIADDWQRVGLPARPVPTPPQLVNDRSYTSTFPAVWIKNGPTDVYGFRGFTSAAAPLASKNFVAPSPTNSGRYMNPELDDLIVTYFRTVPVNERVEVIGRIVHILTDQVVTLGLWYAVIPGASANRLSGVPPQWPSNAMCWNSWDWDVRG